The genomic stretch ACTCCTTGCGACCTTCGTCCTCTGATCATGCCATCTGCAGCCAGAGCCCCAGAGCTCGGACCAGCAAGAACCCTTGCAGCCCTCGCCTCTTTTCCCGCAATCTCCAGAAGTCAGCCAACCGTCACATCATCCAAATAGAGAGTGCTGATGAGCCAGGTGCTGGGTCTGTGAACAGAGTCAGTATTGAAGTCAATACCAATGCAGACCCACAGTCACAGACTGCAATGTCTCTCCCATATGTCCCCAAGGCTCAGACCTCCTATGGCTTCTCTACTTTGGTGGAATCTCCTCACACCCGGCGTAAGGAGAGCCTTTTTCACAGTGACCCAAGCAGTCCTCTCACCTCCCCGAGTTCACAGAGGCGGTCACAAGGGGGGGCTCTTCTGGCCCCAGCTGACCCCAACCCCTACCGTTATTTCAGCGGTGGTGAGAGTGACACCTGCTCCTCAGCCGAGTCGTCCCCCTTTAACTCCCCTCTGCTGTCCCGCTCTGCCTCTCTGCTGCGCTCCATTACCCAGGAGACACAAGCCAAAGTGAGGATCTCTGCTTCTGTGTATATGGATTCAGTGAATGTGTTACAAaagtgtttgtcttgttttatttactaCAAGGCTCCTTTTTATGTGTTTACCACttgatttttctctctgtctctctctctaggTATCGCGTGCCAAACGTTCCCTGGCACGCCACAGTTCTCTCTCCACTGATGAATGCAGCTCAGCAGACAACAGCCCCAACATGCAGCGCCGTCGCATGCGCTGCCCCCCATCCCCTGCCTTCCGTGGCAATAAAAGCAGCGGCTTAAGGGGTGCAGCATCAGACCTCCTGCAGCGTGAGCACACTGTCAATCTCCACAAGGGGGGAACACTGAGGCTGAGCACTCACTACGACCCAGAGGCAGCTCGTCTGAGGGTGCGTGTGCTCACAGCTGAGGCCCTTTATGACAGGCAGACGGACCTTAAAAACATCAACTGCTGTGTAGCACTGTACCTCAACCCtggcaaacagcagaaacagaggaGCACCATCATCAAGAATAGTCGGAATCCGGTGTTCAATGAGGACTTTTTTTTTGACGCATTGCCTCAGGCACGGGTGAAGAGTCTGGCCATGAAGATAAAGGTAGTGAACAAAGGGACCAGTCTGAAGAGAGACGTGCTTCTAGGAGAAAGGGAGGTGCTGCTCAGTGAGCTTC from Mastacembelus armatus chromosome 17, fMasArm1.2, whole genome shotgun sequence encodes the following:
- the LOC113134653 gene encoding C2 calcium-dependent domain-containing protein 4C-like yields the protein MWLLEKLRSGTQSQPPQTTEAIPVSVYANVLTPQKIPDFFIPPKLICCPPEESLTPEPQHSLRPSSSDHAICSQSPRARTSKNPCSPRLFSRNLQKSANRHIIQIESADEPGAGSVNRVSIEVNTNADPQSQTAMSLPYVPKAQTSYGFSTLVESPHTRRKESLFHSDPSSPLTSPSSQRRSQGGALLAPADPNPYRYFSGGESDTCSSAESSPFNSPLLSRSASLLRSITQETQAKVSRAKRSLARHSSLSTDECSSADNSPNMQRRRMRCPPSPAFRGNKSSGLRGAASDLLQREHTVNLHKGGTLRLSTHYDPEAARLRVRVLTAEALYDRQTDLKNINCCVALYLNPGKQQKQRSTIIKNSRNPVFNEDFFFDALPQARVKSLAMKIKVVNKGTSLKRDVLLGEREVLLSELLASL